CCACGGCGGCAACATGGCCAACGAAATCAAGGCGGCGCTGTTCACGCACGGCGTCAAGGATACGCTCGTCATCAGCCGAATATACGGACTCGGCGGCAAAGATTTCTACGCGGAGGACGGCCATCATTTCTTCGAGCTGGCGATCGAGGCCGCCAATACGGGCAAAATCGAGAAGGCGTTCGATTATTACGGCCATACGCCGGGAGATCCGGACAAAGCGCCGAAGCGCGTGCTGGAGCCGTTAAAATACGAGGATCTGAAGACGGGCCTGATTACGGTTAACCGCGACGAATCGACAGGCAAGCTGAAGGTGAAGGTGCCGCCGGTCCGCCAGCTGACGAAAAAGCCGAAAAGGCTGGCGCCGGGCCACGGTGCATGTCCGGGCTGCGGCATTTTCTCGGGGCTGGAGCTGTTCTTCAAAGGCATCGAAGGCGATATCGTGGCGCTGTATCAAACGGGCTGCGCCATGGTCGTCACGACCGGCTTCCCGTATTCGTCGCATAAAGCGACGTATATCCATAACCTGTTCCAGAACGGGGCGGCCACGCTTTCCGGCGTCGTCGAAATGTTTTGGGAGCGCAAGCGCCGGGGTGAGCTGGACCATCTCGGCCTGAAGGACGATTTTACGTTCGTCATGATCACCGGCGACGGCGGCATGGACATCGGCATGGGTCCGGCGATCGGCAGCGCGCTTCGCAATCATAAAATGATCATTGTCGAGTACGATAACGAAGGCTACATGAATACCGGAGCTCAGCTGTCCTACTCAACGCCGCTCGGCCACCGCACCTCGACGTCCAACGTCGGGAAGCATCAGGGCGGCAAGCTGTTCCATCATAAGGATACGGCGCAAATTATGGCCGCGACGAATATTCCGTACGTGTTTACCGGTTCGGAATCGGTGCCTCAGGACCTGCTGCGCAAAGCGGCGAAAGCGCAGTACTACGCGCAGAACGTCGGCCTTGTGTACGGAAAAATATTGATCACCTGCCCGCTGAACTGGCTTTCGGAAGAGAAAATCGGACAGACGCTGATCGACGACGCGGTCAATTCGTGCTTTTTCCCGCTGTATGAGGTTGAAGAGGGCGTAACGACGATCACATTCAACCCGGAGGAAAAAGGCAAACGGATTCCGCTCGGCGACTGGCTGAAAAATATGGGCAAGACGCGCCATATGACCCGTCCGGAATACGCGGAAGCGCTCAAATCGTTCGAGGACGAGGTCGAGCGCCGCTGGCAGCGGCTGAAAGCCAAGCACGAAAGTCCGTATTTGTAAAGGGCGGACACGGTTCATCCGGGGCGCGCATATGCGCCCCGTTTTGATTGGAGCGTCCCCCTTAAGGGACATCGAGGCGATCATTGCTGCATGATCGCCGAAGGCGGGAGGAATGGCGGAATGCCGGTTGTGTTGAGGCACCGGGTCACCGGCGAAGTTGCAGCCGGGATGCTGCGCAATGCGTACGATATTATGTATTACGGCGCGCTTTGGTGGGAGAATACGGAAAGTGCGGAAGCGCTGTCCGGCGATGCGCTGGCCGCCGCCGGTTATGGCGAAGGATCTGATTGGGACCTTCTGGAAATTGGTGAAGACCGGCTCAAGATGATGAACGTCAAGCTGAACAACGATTCCGGCCGCCGTCTTCTGCTGGGGCGGGACGGCACGATCACCATGGAAAGAAGCCGGCCGCGCTAAACGCCGCCGAGCAGCGTTTTCTTCGAAAACACTAAAGTGAGTGCTTACGAAGCGGCGTTTTCTTCGAAAACGCTTAGCCTATGCTTACGAAGCGGCGTTTTCTTCGAAAACGCTAAAGCGAGTGCTTACGAAGTTGCGTTTTCTCCGAAAACGCAAAGCTTATGCTTACGAAGTTGCGTTTTCTCCGAAAACGCTTAGGAGGGTAGACATGAACGTCGCGCAGAGCGATCATTTTATACTGCTGAAGGAGCTTCGGCCGGGTACGGGGGCGGATGCGGAGGCGTTTCGGCTCGGCGAAGGGATGCGGAGCGAAGGCTTTGCGGCCGTGCGGCGGTTTTTGGACGATTTTCGCGGCTATTTGCGCGAATTCGACGAAACGGAATGCGGGCAAGCGGCGGAGCTGCTGCGGTTAGGGCGGCTTGTCCTTCCGGAGCCCGGCCGCATCAGTCCGTCGTGGACCTATATCTGGCAGGAATTTGACGGCATTATCCGCACGAAACGGTATTTGTTCGGCAGCATCCCCGAGCGGGGCCGTGTCGGGGAGTGGCAGGTGCTGCTGGATAATCCGTTTTCCAACCAGAACATCGCGGTATACCCCGGGCTGACATTCCTGGAGGCGGCGTACATGTTCGCCTACTTCCGGACCGATTTGACGAATAACGAATACATCCGTCTGCAAAAGGTTGATACGGTCGTCACCTTCACGGGGGCTGATAGGGACGGTCTCGATTCGTGATGAAGTGCCTCTTTAATGCAAAAAAAGGTTTTGATGATCCGGCCCGGCGAAGCCGGCGTTCATCAAAGCCTTTTTGTCATGAAGGGCGGAGTATTGGCTTCCGGCCCGGCTGATCCCGGATACGCGCCCGTTCATTTGCCCGGACGGGAATAGCCGCTCGTATAAATGACGACAAGAATCAGAAAACTTCAGATGTGCCGTGCTGCCGGCATAACGTTTTACATCTGGTCGATCAGCCGATGTTCAAGACTAACCAGCAGGCAGCCCCGAGTGCTAGAGCCGCAGCTGCGGCGACAAATGCAGCATAGCCGATTTTTGTCTGCACCGTGGCGGTTTGGCGGTCGTAAAAATCCGGTTTCCGCCCCATGCCGAGCCACATTTCACCGGTCAGATTCGCGACGGTCAAGGCGAAGCTTTTCAGGATCGTCATCCGAACACCTCCTGGAACGATTAATGAAAAGATATTCCGATTGCGCTGCCGTTAGTCCACGCCGGCCTGAAGCGCCTTTTTGAGATAATCGGCAATTTTTCGGCCGTGGAAGCGGCCCGATTCGATGAAGATTTCGTTCGCCTTGTGCCTGGACGCGACGACGCCGGCCAAAAAAATGCCGGGCACGTTCGTCTCCATCGTCTCATCGTCGAAAGTCGGATAGCCTTCCGGCTCGATCGTAACGCCGATCGAGGTCAGAAACTCGCGGTCCGGATGGAATCCGGTGAGCGCCAGCACAAAATCGTTCGGCAGCCGTTCCGATCCGTCCGGACCTTCGATGAGGACGTCCCGGGAAGTGATTTCTACGACGCGCGATGAAAAACGTATGGCTACCCGGCCATTGTTAACGAGGCTTTCGAACGCCGGACGCACCCAGGGCTTTATGCTGGGCGAGTAGGTTTCGCCGCGATACACGATCGTTACGCGGGCGCCCGCACGTTCCAGTTCGATCGCGGCATCGATCGCCGAGTTGTTCCCGCCGATGATGGCAACCTCCGTACCGGTATACGGATGCGCTTCGCGGAAAAAATGACTCACTTTTTCCAGCTGCTCCCCCGGAATGCCGAGCTCGTTCGGATGATCGAAATAGCCGGTTGCCACGATGACGGCCGATGCGCGGCGGGTTAACGTCTCTCCGTGCCCGGTAACGCTTTGCACCTCGAATCCGCCTCCGGGAACCGGCCGGACGGCCGTAACCGTTTCATAAGCTCGGATGCGCACGCCGCTGCGGAGCGCAACCGTTCGGTAATAATTGAGCGCCTCGAGGCGCGACGGCTTCTCGCCTGCGGTCGTGAACGGAACGCCGCCGATTTCCAAATTTTGCGGAGAGCTGAAAAACTGCATGTAAGTCGGGTACTGGGAAATTGAATACACGATGTTCCGCTTTTCAATGAGTAACGGGTTATGGCCGGCTGCCTGCAAATCGATTGCCGCGGCAAGACCGCACGGCCCTGCTCCGATGATGATGATTTGTTCGTCGTGCATTTGCGCTAAAGCTCCTCCTTGGTCCTGATTAAAGCGCGGATGAATGGGAACCGCCGCGTGCCATGAGTTCTATTTTATCACATTTCGACCGCTCGTTCCCGGCTATAGGCGGCCGCCCCATCGTTTTCCGGTTGACAGCGGTTCGGCAGAAAGGGCAATTGACTCTGTGTACAGGCGGCGGAATGTTGTATAATAAGCTGAAAACGCGAGTTTAACATAATGAAATAAACAGATGCCACAAAGAAGCGTTTGTTTTGCAAACGCCAGCTCATACTTGCGAAGCCAAGTTTTGCTTACGCAAAACTTCTCAGGAGGAGATAGAATGCGACGGCGTTTTGTAATCGAAGCCGTAATGGTAGCCACGTATGGACAATTGCTCGTGCCCAGCAGGCCGGTCGATTTTGTCTTGCCCTATTCGACGATTCTGGAGCTTTACGATATGAAGGACGGCGCGGAGCCGGTCATGGACGATCCCGAGGACGACACACACGTCAAGCAGAAAATTGCCGAGCTGATCGGCTTTTTCGAGGATCCGTTCAACCGTAAGAAAATCGAGCGCGCGCTCCAGATGCCGTGGCGCGAAAGTCCGCCGCTCCTGCTCAACGACACCATTCAGTTCACCGTCGTGCACGCGGTGGACAACGCCCAGTACGGCGAATATTTCGATCCGATCGAGACGGAGCTTGTCCTGACGTCGATGAAGCTGAACGTGCCGCTGCTTTCCGACCAATTCGAGTTTCAGGACCGTCTGCTCGAGGCGGAGGTGCCGGTTCAAATTTACGATATCGAGGATTACGAATTTGCGGTCGAGGAAGGGATCGCGCCTTCGGAATGGGAATCCTCGCGGGATTTGTAACGCCGCGGAAAGAACAATTTATAAAAAAAATTTATTTTCACCCCTTCTTGCGTTTCCGCGGGAAGGGGTGTTAAAATTTATTTGTTCTTAAATTTGTCAAATTTGCCGAAAGGGGTCTGATGGCTATGATTTTGCTTCGGTTCGGCGACCGGCGGCTTAAGCGGATCGTTGCCCATCGGCCTTGCTTCTTGCGCACCCTATAGGCGAACACACATTCTGCCTAGGCTGTACGTACAAGGAGACTTCGAGCCCATGCGGCCCGGAGCCTCCTTTTTTATTGGACAAAATGAAGAATAAATGAAAAAAAAGGAGTGAAAACATGAATGTATTGTTACGGCTGGTCAAATATTTGCGGCCGAGCGCCAAATGGGTCGTCCTGTCGACGCTGCTGCTCATGCTGGGTACCGTCGTCGATTTGATCGCTCCCTGGCTGCTGCGGGAAATTTTCGATAAAGGCATTCAGCAGGGAAGCATGGCCGTTGTCCTGACGTACGTGTTTCTGCTCGCGGGCGTTCAGGTCGTCAAAAGCATCGGGATGTTCTGGCAGGGCCGCTCGCAGGAGCTTGTCGGGCAGAACGTCGTGTTCACCCTGCGCAAGCAGCTGTACGACCATCTGCAGCGGCTGTCATTCAGCTACTACGACAAGGCGCAGACCGGACAGCTGATGTCCCGGATGACGGGCGATATCGAGGCGGTCAAAAATTTCATCGGCTTCGGCGCGATGATGATGTTCATGGGCGTGCTGACGTTCGCCGGCACGATCGGGTTTATGCTGGCCATGCAGTGGCAGGTCACCCTGATCAGCATGGTGACCATTCCGCCGCTCATGCTGGCGCTGTGGAGCTTCAACCGGAAGGTCGGGCCGGCCTGGGGGCAGATTCGCGAGCAGATGGGCCGGTTAACCACGACGCTTCAGGAGAACATATCCGGCATCCGCGTCGTCAAAGCGTTCGCGAGGGAACAGTCGGAGAAAACGAAATTTCAGGGCCGGAACGAACAAAATTTCGATACGAACATGGATCGCGCCAAAATCGAGGCGAAGGCGTTTCCGCTGATGGGCTTTTACGGCGGCCTGACGTTTCTGATCATGATCTGGCTCGGTGGCTGGTATGTGGCGAAAGGCGAAATGACGCTCGGCACGTTTATGGCGTTCCAGTGGTATACGTGGGGAATCATTTGGCCGCTCAATATGCTGGGCTGGCAAATCAATATTTTTCAGCAGGCGGTCAAGGCTGCGCCCCGCGTGTTCGAGGTGCTCGACACCCCGGTTGCCATTGCGTCGCCGTCGGCGAATGCGGCCGATCCGTCCCGGATCGCCGGCAATGTATCGTTTGAGCAGGTATCGTTCCATTTTGCCGATCAGGACCCGGACAAAGACAACGGCGTGCTCCGCGACATTACGCTGAACGTCCGGCAGGGCGAAGTCGTGGCCGTGCTCGGCGCGACAGGCTCGGGCAAAAGCAGCCTGATCGCACTGCTGTCCCGCTTCTACGACGTGTCGCGCGGCAAGCTGCGCATCGACGGCGTCGATGTGCGTGAATACGAGCTGGACGGACTCCGCCGGAAAATCGGCATCGTGCCGCAGGAGACGTTTCTGTTCTCGGCTTCGATCCGCGACAACATCGCTTACGGCGTGCCGGACGCGACGCAGGAGCAGATCGAATGGGCGGCGCGCAAGGCGCAAATCCATACCTTCATCGAGCAGATGCCGTACGGCTACGATACGCTGATCGGAGAGCGGGGCGTAGGGCTGTCCGGCGGCCAGCGGCAGCGGGTCGCGCTTGCCCGGGCGATTCTGATGGACCCGCCGATTCTCGTCCTCGACGAAGCGACCGCCAGCGTCGATACGGCGACGGAATCCGCGATTCACGAGGCGCTGCTCGAAGTGATGAAGGGGCGCACGACGTTCATCATCGCACAGCGGCTTTCGTCCGTGCAGCGGGCCGACCGGATTGTCGTGCTGGACCGCGGACGGATCGTCCAGCAGGGGACGCATAAGGAGCTGCACGCGCAGGAAGGGTTTTTCCGGAATCTGTTCAAGCAGCAGGAAGCGGCCGCCGCGCGGTAAAAGACTGATAACTAATGGCATAAGTCATTAATGACATTAAATAAAGGAGGCGGACATGAGTCAATTCGAATGGGATTCCGACGACGAGATTGAAGAGAAGCCGTTTAACCGGACGTACATGAAAAGGCTGATGCGTTACGCGCTGCCCTACCGAAGCGTGCTGGGCTTCATTATCGCGATCGTCCTCGTCAATATGGTGCTTAGTCTGGCCGAGCCGCTGCTGCTCGGGTATATGATCGACGACGGCATCACGCCGAAGCATTTTGCCGTCATTCATTGGATCGGCGCGTCGCTGCTTGCGATCCGGCTGATCAGCTGGCTGCTCGGTTATTTTCACACGAAGATGATCAATTTTACCGGTCAGCGGATTTTGTACGATTTGCGCCAGCAGCTGTTCGATCATTTGCAGATGCTGTCGTTCCGCTTCTTCGACGGAAGGCCGGCGGGAAAAATTATGTCCCGGATTACGAACGACACGAATGCGATCGGCGAGCTTATTAACGGCGGCCTCATTACCATTGTGATGGAGACGACGCATTTGGTCGGCATCGTCGCGATTTTGCTGTGGATGGATTGGAAGCTGGCACTGCTTTCGTTTGTGACGATGCCGCTGCTGTATTTGATCGTCGCCAAGCTGCAGCCGAAGATCGAAGGGGCTTGGACGCGCTCGCGCAAAACGATGTCGGCCATCAACGGCAATCTGAACGAAACGATTCAGGGGATCCGCGTCATCCAGGCGTTTTCCCGCCAAAAGACGAATAACGCGAGGTTCGAGCAGCTGAACGCGAACAACAAACAAGCCTTCATGCGGGCCGTGACGCTGGAATCGACCGTTTGGCCGCTCGTCGAAATGATCGGCATGCTCGGAACCTGCATCGTTATCTGGTTCGGCGCCCGGCAGGTCATGAACGAGGCTTTTACGCTTGGTTTTATGATGGCGTTCATCAATTACCTTTGGCGCTTTTGGGGACCGCTCAGCGCCTTGTCGAAGGTGTACAGCCAGGTGCTGTCCGCCATGGCTTCGGCCGAGCGGATTTTCGAGGTTCTCGATACCGAGCCGGAAGTGAAGGACCGCTCCAACGCGCGGGAGATGAAGCCGATTGGCGGCGAGGTCGTATTCGACAACGTGTCGTTCCGGTACGGAGCGGATAAGCCGGAGGTGCTGCGCGGCGTCAACCTGCATATTCGGCCGGGCCAGCGCGTTGCGATCGTCGGGCCGACCGGCGCAGGCAAAAGCACCATCGTCAACCTGCTGATGCGGTTTTACGACGCGACCGGCGGGCGGATTTTGATCGACGGGCAGGACGTGCGGGACGTGACGCTGTCTTCGCTGCGCCGGCAGATGGGCATCGTGCTGCAGGACTCGTTTATTTTCTCCGGCACCATCGAGGAAAATTTGCGCTACGGCAACGAGGAAGCGTCGGACGAAGCGCTGCGCGCCGCGGCCGGGCATGTCCGGATCGACCGGTTCGTTTCGCAGTTTGCGGACGGCTACGACACACAGGTCGAGGAGCGCGGCTCAAAGCTGTCCGTCGGCCAGCGCCAGCTGCTCGCGTTCGGCCGGGTGCTGCTGTCGGATCCGCGTATTCTCATTTTGGACGAGGCGACGTCGAGCGTCGACACGGAAACGGAGCAGCATATTCAAGAAGCGCTGCAGCATGTGCTGCACGGACGGACCGCCTTCATTATCGCGCACCGGCTGTCGACGATCCGGGATGCCGACCTGATTTTGGTCGTTCAGGACGGCCGGATTTCCGAGCAGGGCACCCACGACGAACTGATGAAGACGGACGGGCTGTACCGCAAGCTGTATACGACGCAATTCGAAATGCAGCAGGCGCTTGCGCTGCAGACAGGCGCGTAGAAGCCCTGCCAGCCTCCTTACCCGAATTTTGGAGTAAGGGGGCTTTTCTTCAGGAAGCCGAGAGATCGGCTGTGCACTTGCCGGATTCCCCTTGCTTCAGATCCTCCGTCGAAGATAAAATAAGGTTCGGGACTTCCGATCCCAAATCGTTTCTTGTGAGGTTGTTACGACGATGAACTGCACAACTTTCGTTCGTTTAAGGTAAGAAAAGGCACGGTATGCAGCCCCGCGTTTTTTTGTTCGTGATGCGCGGGTTTGTTTGACTGTGCCTTTTTTCATTCACCGAAATCGAATGAAAGGGTGCATATAAATGAGTAATTCGTTTTTTTTCGGCCATGAAGGCCTGTTCCGTTGTCCGATTTGTCATGACGCCATGCGGCTGATCAGCGGCAAAAGTCTGATCTGCTCCCGCCGCCACGGCTTCGATATTGCC
This genomic window from Paenibacillus humicola contains:
- a CDS encoding YpdA family putative bacillithiol disulfide reductase — its product is MHDEQIIIIGAGPCGLAAAIDLQAAGHNPLLIEKRNIVYSISQYPTYMQFFSSPQNLEIGGVPFTTAGEKPSRLEALNYYRTVALRSGVRIRAYETVTAVRPVPGGGFEVQSVTGHGETLTRRASAVIVATGYFDHPNELGIPGEQLEKVSHFFREAHPYTGTEVAIIGGNNSAIDAAIELERAGARVTIVYRGETYSPSIKPWVRPAFESLVNNGRVAIRFSSRVVEITSRDVLIEGPDGSERLPNDFVLALTGFHPDREFLTSIGVTIEPEGYPTFDDETMETNVPGIFLAGVVASRHKANEIFIESGRFHGRKIADYLKKALQAGVD
- a CDS encoding ADP-heptose synthase, whose translation is MRRRFVIEAVMVATYGQLLVPSRPVDFVLPYSTILELYDMKDGAEPVMDDPEDDTHVKQKIAELIGFFEDPFNRKKIERALQMPWRESPPLLLNDTIQFTVVHAVDNAQYGEYFDPIETELVLTSMKLNVPLLSDQFEFQDRLLEAEVPVQIYDIEDYEFAVEEGIAPSEWESSRDL
- a CDS encoding ABC transporter ATP-binding protein, which encodes MNVLLRLVKYLRPSAKWVVLSTLLLMLGTVVDLIAPWLLREIFDKGIQQGSMAVVLTYVFLLAGVQVVKSIGMFWQGRSQELVGQNVVFTLRKQLYDHLQRLSFSYYDKAQTGQLMSRMTGDIEAVKNFIGFGAMMMFMGVLTFAGTIGFMLAMQWQVTLISMVTIPPLMLALWSFNRKVGPAWGQIREQMGRLTTTLQENISGIRVVKAFAREQSEKTKFQGRNEQNFDTNMDRAKIEAKAFPLMGFYGGLTFLIMIWLGGWYVAKGEMTLGTFMAFQWYTWGIIWPLNMLGWQINIFQQAVKAAPRVFEVLDTPVAIASPSANAADPSRIAGNVSFEQVSFHFADQDPDKDNGVLRDITLNVRQGEVVAVLGATGSGKSSLIALLSRFYDVSRGKLRIDGVDVREYELDGLRRKIGIVPQETFLFSASIRDNIAYGVPDATQEQIEWAARKAQIHTFIEQMPYGYDTLIGERGVGLSGGQRQRVALARAILMDPPILVLDEATASVDTATESAIHEALLEVMKGRTTFIIAQRLSSVQRADRIVVLDRGRIVQQGTHKELHAQEGFFRNLFKQQEAAAAR
- a CDS encoding thiamine pyrophosphate-dependent enzyme — translated: MAIEINKEVSRGTVEQRMVYESGNEMAAYAAHQINYHVMGYFPISPSTEVAQFLDLMKANGQHDIKLIPADGEHGSAGICYGASAAGGRVFNATSSNGYLYMLEQMPVQSGTRFPMVMNLVCRSVSGPLDIHGDHSDLYFALNTGWPILMCRDPQAVYDMNIMAIKLAEDSDVRLPVLVASDGYFTSHQKRRVQTFANRSDVHAFIGELPPQGYAHVLDRNNPITVGPYMNEPDYINNCYQQSMAMYRAGVVFDRIRKEYAALTGRDYPILDLYRMEDAEVAVFLMNSASEIIKDVVDQLRAKGIKAGSIAPNMIRPFPAKEIAEALRGVKAVTIGDRADSYGGHGGNMANEIKAALFTHGVKDTLVISRIYGLGGKDFYAEDGHHFFELAIEAANTGKIEKAFDYYGHTPGDPDKAPKRVLEPLKYEDLKTGLITVNRDESTGKLKVKVPPVRQLTKKPKRLAPGHGACPGCGIFSGLELFFKGIEGDIVALYQTGCAMVVTTGFPYSSHKATYIHNLFQNGAATLSGVVEMFWERKRRGELDHLGLKDDFTFVMITGDGGMDIGMGPAIGSALRNHKMIIVEYDNEGYMNTGAQLSYSTPLGHRTSTSNVGKHQGGKLFHHKDTAQIMAATNIPYVFTGSESVPQDLLRKAAKAQYYAQNVGLVYGKILITCPLNWLSEEKIGQTLIDDAVNSCFFPLYEVEEGVTTITFNPEEKGKRIPLGDWLKNMGKTRHMTRPEYAEALKSFEDEVERRWQRLKAKHESPYL
- a CDS encoding ABC transporter ATP-binding protein, producing the protein MSQFEWDSDDEIEEKPFNRTYMKRLMRYALPYRSVLGFIIAIVLVNMVLSLAEPLLLGYMIDDGITPKHFAVIHWIGASLLAIRLISWLLGYFHTKMINFTGQRILYDLRQQLFDHLQMLSFRFFDGRPAGKIMSRITNDTNAIGELINGGLITIVMETTHLVGIVAILLWMDWKLALLSFVTMPLLYLIVAKLQPKIEGAWTRSRKTMSAINGNLNETIQGIRVIQAFSRQKTNNARFEQLNANNKQAFMRAVTLESTVWPLVEMIGMLGTCIVIWFGARQVMNEAFTLGFMMAFINYLWRFWGPLSALSKVYSQVLSAMASAERIFEVLDTEPEVKDRSNAREMKPIGGEVVFDNVSFRYGADKPEVLRGVNLHIRPGQRVAIVGPTGAGKSTIVNLLMRFYDATGGRILIDGQDVRDVTLSSLRRQMGIVLQDSFIFSGTIEENLRYGNEEASDEALRAAAGHVRIDRFVSQFADGYDTQVEERGSKLSVGQRQLLAFGRVLLSDPRILILDEATSSVDTETEQHIQEALQHVLHGRTAFIIAHRLSTIRDADLILVVQDGRISEQGTHDELMKTDGLYRKLYTTQFEMQQALALQTGA